One segment of Neobacillus endophyticus DNA contains the following:
- a CDS encoding GntR family transcriptional regulator has protein sequence MNKYEAISSEIRRRIKERVYPIDQPIPDEISLAKEFHCSRMTMKRALDILVVEGLLYRKRGHGTFIVQSAIQNGRVNVMSDQITGLTNMIKDKKITSKIIKFEVLFPSKDVAEHLAIDMKTAVYYLIRLRLVDGEPYVIEKTFMPAHLIPGVTDEVLQGSIYDYITQKQGLSIAGSHRIIRACKPNELDQAQLACQPDDPILEVEHVGFLNNGIPFEYSFSRHRYDKFEVTTINMRR, from the coding sequence ATGAACAAGTATGAGGCTATTTCTTCAGAAATAAGAAGAAGAATTAAAGAACGAGTATATCCCATCGACCAGCCGATTCCCGATGAAATTTCTTTAGCGAAGGAGTTTCATTGCAGCAGGATGACGATGAAACGGGCGCTTGACATTTTAGTGGTGGAGGGTCTTCTTTATCGGAAACGCGGCCATGGCACGTTTATTGTACAATCTGCGATTCAAAATGGCCGGGTAAATGTGATGAGCGATCAAATTACTGGGTTGACAAATATGATCAAAGATAAAAAAATCACGAGTAAAATTATTAAATTTGAGGTTTTATTTCCATCTAAAGATGTGGCAGAACATTTAGCGATTGATATGAAAACGGCTGTATATTATTTAATCCGATTACGCCTTGTGGATGGCGAGCCATATGTGATTGAAAAAACATTTATGCCTGCACACCTCATTCCCGGGGTTACAGATGAGGTTCTCCAAGGCTCTATTTATGACTATATTACTCAAAAGCAAGGCTTAAGTATTGCTGGATCGCATCGGATCATTAGAGCCTGTAAACCGAACGAACTTGATCAGGCGCAGCTGGCATGTCAGCCTGATGATCCGATTCTTGAAGTCGAGCATGTTGGCTTTTTGAATAACGGCATTCCATTTGAATACTCATTCTCCCGCCATCGGTATGATAAGTTTGAGGTAACGACAATTAATATGAGAAGATAA
- a CDS encoding IS1182 family transposase, with protein MLSKNTQINRDQIEMIALDQLVPADHLVRKIEAAVDFSFIYSLVEDLYSTKRGRSSIDPVVLIKMAFIQYTFGIRSMRQTIKEIETNMAYRWFLGFGFYDKVPHFSTFGKNYERRFKDTDLFEQIFYRILKEAADKKLVSSEHVFIDSTHVKASANKRKFEKKVVRKESKAYEARLQAEINSDREEHGKKPIPPDKYEKEENKEIKESTTDSESGYYVKDERTKQFAYSFHAAADRNGFVLGTIVTPGNVHDSTMLEPLVEKVIEKCGKPNAVAADAGYKTPAIAQYLIENEIRPALPYTRPRTKEGYLKKHDYVYDEHFDCYICPEGQVLDYRTTTKEGYRQYISNPVICKDCPLLAQCTQSQNHQKLIQRHIWEPYLEEAEHLRHTEENKIIYARRKETIERVFADAKEKHGMRWTTLRGLKKLSMQAMLTFAAMNLKKLATWTWKSPEMA; from the coding sequence ATGCTTTCGAAAAATACACAGATAAATCGTGACCAAATTGAAATGATTGCCTTAGATCAACTTGTACCTGCTGATCACTTGGTTCGCAAAATAGAAGCCGCAGTAGATTTTTCATTTATCTATTCATTGGTTGAAGATTTGTACTCAACTAAGCGCGGACGTTCAAGTATTGACCCTGTTGTATTAATTAAGATGGCTTTCATTCAATATACCTTCGGTATCCGTTCGATGCGTCAAACGATAAAGGAAATTGAAACAAATATGGCGTATCGCTGGTTTTTAGGATTTGGTTTTTATGATAAAGTACCCCACTTTTCAACTTTTGGTAAAAACTACGAACGTCGTTTTAAGGATACAGACTTATTTGAACAAATTTTCTACCGTATTTTAAAAGAGGCAGCAGATAAAAAGTTAGTTAGTTCGGAACATGTATTCATTGATTCAACTCACGTTAAAGCAAGTGCAAATAAACGCAAATTCGAAAAGAAAGTAGTTCGGAAAGAATCAAAAGCTTATGAAGCACGTCTTCAAGCAGAAATTAATAGTGATCGTGAAGAACATGGGAAAAAGCCCATCCCACCAGATAAATATGAAAAAGAAGAAAACAAAGAAATAAAAGAAAGTACAACAGATTCGGAGAGTGGTTACTATGTAAAAGACGAAAGGACAAAGCAATTTGCTTATTCATTTCATGCAGCCGCAGATAGAAATGGTTTTGTCCTGGGGACTATTGTAACTCCAGGTAACGTTCATGATAGTACAATGTTAGAGCCTCTAGTTGAAAAGGTCATTGAAAAATGTGGGAAACCTAATGCTGTAGCTGCTGATGCCGGATATAAAACACCTGCTATTGCTCAATATTTAATTGAAAATGAAATTCGCCCTGCTTTACCCTATACACGACCACGTACAAAGGAGGGATATTTGAAAAAGCACGATTATGTCTATGATGAGCACTTTGATTGTTACATATGTCCGGAAGGACAAGTTCTGGATTATAGAACGACTACTAAGGAAGGTTATCGACAGTACATCTCTAATCCTGTTATATGTAAGGATTGCCCACTTCTAGCACAATGTACACAAAGTCAAAATCATCAAAAGCTCATTCAACGACATATCTGGGAACCATATCTTGAAGAGGCTGAACATCTTCGTCATACAGAAGAGAATAAAATAATATATGCACGTCGTAAAGAAACAATTGAACGTGTATTCGCGGATGCGAAAGAAAAGCATGGTATGCGATGGACAACCTTAAGAGGTCTTAAAAAATTGTCCATGCAGGCGATGCTTACTTTTGCTGCTATGAATTTAAAGAAGTTGGCTACATGGACTTGGAAAAGTCCAGAAATGGCATAA
- a CDS encoding right-handed parallel beta-helix repeat-containing protein gives MASNSYMVTDIPGVVLNDKSKAQSNSDQINQFIKTMPWGGQLIFPIGTLYCNGLTISTTINIEGISKTGSYLQNLSANPCITINAGVERGTIRNIAIFGNGTQMYGTDATSGYGIVFNADTVVWLIENVWLRYHGKHAIYTYGLGNVNNINIINCEIEYNKQDGVYLASKDFSNQVNNINIENCNIAGMGGNGISIWGNNINISGCTIQGNKGAGIRVSSDLSDQSSASGINIIGNYFELDGNGFIVIKASYLAPKACYVIGMTIEGNFGVMYAANANAGINSLVSISSNLDITSARQIRQIHYLNNNFSSDTLKIMDGGNRLNADSIITIPLDPAGNSDDTNYVNLGNATIERLKRTVINGFFYARGTTYSQIGKSDNIPNNATVSFPLPDNIAVLRQVSIPYLSNYIGGTIRIDIWGRPKNSTAAYTSLSSMSFTIKGSGIVDTSSGGPISLLGSEDNYFSIKTSSLSGGTYLNIGNPFIAYT, from the coding sequence ATGGCATCAAACAGCTACATGGTTACGGATATTCCAGGAGTAGTTCTGAATGATAAAAGTAAGGCACAAAGTAATTCTGATCAGATAAACCAATTTATTAAAACAATGCCTTGGGGAGGGCAATTGATATTTCCAATTGGCACCCTTTATTGTAATGGATTGACCATTTCTACTACAATTAATATTGAAGGAATTTCGAAAACAGGATCCTATCTTCAAAACTTAAGTGCAAATCCATGCATTACCATTAATGCAGGAGTCGAAAGAGGCACCATTCGAAATATCGCTATTTTCGGAAATGGCACGCAAATGTATGGAACAGATGCAACAAGCGGTTATGGAATCGTGTTTAATGCTGATACAGTAGTTTGGTTAATTGAAAATGTCTGGTTAAGATATCATGGCAAACATGCCATTTATACCTATGGATTAGGAAATGTTAATAATATCAATATCATCAATTGTGAGATTGAATACAACAAGCAAGATGGTGTATATCTTGCATCTAAAGATTTTAGTAACCAAGTGAACAATATTAATATAGAAAACTGCAACATTGCTGGAATGGGCGGAAACGGTATTTCTATCTGGGGAAATAACATTAATATCAGCGGATGCACGATTCAAGGTAATAAAGGGGCCGGAATAAGAGTTTCTTCTGATCTTTCAGATCAAAGCAGTGCCTCTGGGATCAATATTATTGGAAACTATTTCGAATTGGATGGAAATGGATTTATTGTCATAAAAGCTTCCTACCTAGCACCAAAAGCATGTTATGTTATCGGTATGACGATTGAAGGCAATTTTGGGGTTATGTATGCTGCCAATGCAAACGCAGGGATTAATTCACTTGTCAGCATCAGCTCTAATCTTGATATTACCTCTGCAAGACAAATCAGGCAGATTCATTACCTAAATAACAATTTTTCATCTGATACATTAAAAATAATGGATGGAGGAAATCGTCTAAACGCTGATTCCATTATTACTATTCCTCTAGATCCAGCTGGAAATAGCGATGACACCAACTATGTCAATTTAGGAAATGCCACTATTGAGAGATTAAAAAGAACCGTGATTAATGGATTCTTTTATGCAAGAGGCACCACCTATTCTCAAATAGGGAAATCAGATAATATCCCCAATAACGCTACTGTATCTTTCCCATTGCCGGACAACATAGCAGTCTTAAGACAAGTCTCCATTCCATATTTAAGCAACTATATAGGTGGAACCATTCGAATAGATATTTGGGGAAGACCTAAAAATTCCACAGCAGCATATACCAGTTTATCTTCAATGTCTTTCACCATTAAAGGGTCAGGAATAGTGGATACTTCATCTGGCGGGCCTATTTCTCTATTGGGGTCCGAGGACAATTATTTCTCAATAAAAACTTCAAGTCTCTCTGGAGGGACTTATTTGAATATCGGAAATCCATTTATTGCATACACGTAA